Proteins encoded in a region of the Mixophyes fleayi isolate aMixFle1 chromosome 5, aMixFle1.hap1, whole genome shotgun sequence genome:
- the FAM237B gene encoding protein FAM237B — protein sequence MESAGSNWYLQLIYLLMVTSIYARSAYHKESHGHMNSGGLGEIDHECWEAATRKLVEVKKLRVANTVMGLWDFMMYLKESANPKHNALFDGLAQDFWDMYVDCVLSRSHGMGRRQVTSPNRSFYLHKPAKGVTFYQPQDLM from the exons ATGGAATCTGCAGGGAGCAACTGGTATCTCCAGCTGATCTACCTACTCATGGTGACCTCAATCTATGCCAGATCGGCTTATCATAAAGAATCTCACGGACATATGAACTCCGGGGGCCTTGGAGAGATTGACCATGAGTGCTGGGAAGCAGCAACACGCAAGCTGGTGGAGGTGAAGAAGCTGAGGGTGGCGAATACTGTGATGGGCCTTTGGGACTTCATGATGTACTTAAAAGAATCAGCTAATCCCAAGCATAATGCTCTCTTTGATGGGTTAGCGCAGGACTTTTGGGACATGTATGTAGATTGCGTCCTGTCAAGGTCTCACGGGATGGGCAGGAGACAAGTGACTTCTCCAAATCGTTCATTTTATCTACATAAACCAGCGAAAG GTGTCACTTTTTATCAGCCCCAGGATTTAATGTGA